In Aegilops tauschii subsp. strangulata cultivar AL8/78 chromosome 3, Aet v6.0, whole genome shotgun sequence, one genomic interval encodes:
- the LOC109766776 gene encoding uncharacterized protein produces MMLVAKEFGALSPPGAVAAQRRWAPPSTARVSPRGGSPVGDLWLRTRGGGDGPGGSQHGSHESDMDLAMLVSDFLEGGGGGGGGDSRGSSDGEPGGLHDLAHLADKISMYKQAGDEKENELLSVVHSLLFSIHETELQDFVRGQCTGSCIRHLLVKLLRYSGYDAAVCVSKWQGFDKIPGGDHEYIDVIIDNDLTGPERLIIDIDFRSHFEIARAVDPYGTLLDSLPVVYVGTLPRLKQFLNVMVDAAKWSLKQNSMPLPPWRSLSYLQMKWHSKYERKGLHSEQQEFQGASPSRALCFGHLKRLKSSLRLELETGRLLMMPVMQAGTKRTAMYERRRRRSLLSF; encoded by the exons ATGATGCTGGTGGCCAAGGAGTTCGGCGCCCTCTCGCCCCCGGGGGCGGTGGCGGCGCAGCGGAGGTGGGCCCCGCCGTCGACGGCGAGGGTGTCGCCGCGCGGGGGGTCGCCGGTGGGGGACCTGTGGCTGCGGACGCGGGGAGGCGGGGACGGGCCCGGCGGGAGCCAGCACGGGAGCCACGAGAGCGACATGGACCTGGCCATGCTCGTCAGCGACTTcctcgagggcggcggcggcggcgggggcggcgactcGCGCGGCAGCAGCGACGGCGAGCCCGGCGGCCTCCACGACCTCGCCCACCTCGCCGACAAGATCTCG ATGTACAAGCAAGCTGGAGACGAGAAGGAAAACGAGCTGCTCTCCGTGGTTCACTCGCTGCTGTTCTCGATCCACGAGACAGAGCTCCAGGATTTCGTAAGAGGTCAATGTACTGGCAGCTGCATCCGTCATCTGCTCGTGAAGCTCCTGAGGTACTCGGGATACGACGCGGCCGTCTGCGTGTCCAAATGGCAGGGGTTCGACAAGATACCTGGAG GTGATCATGAGTACATTGATGTCATAATAGACAATGACCTGACAGGTCCAGAGCGTCTGATCATCGACATCGACTTCAGGAGCCACTTTGAAATAGCCAGAGCAGTCGATCCTTACGGCACCCTGCTGGACTCGCTTCCAGTGGTCTATGTCGGCACCCTTCCCAGGCTGAAGCAGTTCCTGAACGTGATGGTCGACGCGGCGAAATGGTCCCTGAAGCAGAACTCCATGCCCCTGCCGCCCTGGAGATCCCTGTCCTACCTCCAAATGAAGTGGCACTCCAAGTACGAGAGGAAAGGCTTGCACTCTGAGCAGCAAGAGTTCCAGGGCGCATCCCCGAGCCGCGCACTGTGCTTCGGGCATCTGAAGCGGCTGAAATCCTCACTGCGGCTGGAACTCGAGACCGGAAGGTTGCTCATGATGCCGGTCATGCAGGCCGGCACGAAGAGGACGGCAATGTACGAGAGGCGGCGTAGGCGCTCCCTGCTCAGCTTCTGA